In Fibrobacter sp., a genomic segment contains:
- the nirJ1 gene encoding putative heme d1 biosynthesis radical SAM protein NirJ1 yields MISITKLLMDVPNFGDTLRYTPEAHEARNGVSEGRGPVVVWNCTKTCNLNCVHCYARSEAIKYQNELTHEEGLSLIDQLADFKVPVILFSGGEPLLRPDFFELANYAAGKGIRPTISTNGTRIDEDTAKRLKDMGVGYVGISLDGCEATHDKFRGKPGAYQMALRGIRNCVATGQKVGLRFTITRDNFQDLDSIFDLLEQENIDRVCFYHLVYSGRGSAMVKRDLSHEESRQVMDLIISRTLDFKARGINKEILTVDNHADAVYLYLKMREKDPALGERVLKLIQSNGGNRSGMAFGNIDSVGNVHPDQFTQYITLGNVRERPFGEIWTDLSNPIMAGLKDRKPLLKGRCPKCAYLNLCNGNFRTRAEAVTGDFWAEDPACYLTDEEIRG; encoded by the coding sequence ATGATTAGCATTACCAAGCTGTTGATGGATGTGCCGAATTTCGGTGATACCCTTCGCTATACTCCCGAGGCTCACGAAGCCCGGAACGGGGTGAGCGAAGGTCGTGGACCTGTGGTGGTCTGGAACTGCACCAAGACCTGCAACTTGAACTGTGTTCACTGCTACGCCCGCTCCGAGGCCATCAAGTACCAGAACGAACTGACCCACGAAGAAGGCCTTTCGCTCATCGACCAGCTTGCGGATTTCAAGGTTCCCGTCATCTTGTTTAGCGGTGGCGAGCCTCTGTTGCGGCCGGACTTCTTTGAACTGGCGAATTATGCCGCCGGCAAGGGAATCCGCCCAACCATCAGCACCAACGGCACCCGCATAGACGAAGACACCGCAAAGCGCCTGAAGGACATGGGCGTAGGGTACGTGGGCATCAGCCTGGACGGCTGTGAAGCCACTCACGACAAGTTCCGCGGTAAGCCTGGAGCATACCAGATGGCGCTCCGGGGCATCCGCAACTGCGTGGCCACGGGGCAAAAGGTAGGACTTCGCTTTACCATCACCCGTGACAATTTCCAGGACCTGGATTCCATCTTCGATTTGCTGGAACAGGAAAATATTGATCGGGTGTGCTTCTACCACCTTGTCTACAGCGGTCGTGGCTCTGCCATGGTGAAGCGTGACCTGAGCCACGAAGAGAGCCGCCAGGTCATGGACCTGATTATCAGCCGTACCCTGGATTTCAAGGCCCGTGGCATCAATAAGGAAATTCTCACCGTAGATAACCATGCCGACGCCGTCTACCTGTACCTCAAGATGAGGGAAAAGGACCCCGCCCTCGGGGAGCGCGTGCTGAAGCTCATCCAGAGCAATGGCGGGAACCGTAGCGGCATGGCCTTCGGAAACATCGACAGTGTAGGGAATGTCCACCCCGACCAGTTCACCCAGTACATCACCCTGGGGAACGTGCGGGAACGCCCCTTCGGTGAAATCTGGACCGACCTGAGCAACCCCATTATGGCGGGCCTCAAGGACCGCAAACCCCTTTTGAAGGGCCGCTGCCCCAAGTGCGCCTACCTGAACCTGTGCAACGGCAACTTCCGCACCCGCGCCGAGGCCGTGACCGGCGACTTCTGGGCCGAAGACCCTGCCTGCTACCTGACGGACGAAGAGATTAGGGGTTAG